Sequence from the Corallococcus sp. EGB genome:
TGGCTACGTACTCCGGTACGACCCCGCCCGGAAAACCAACGCCCCGAAGCCCCCGTCCATGTCAGACCCCGCGAGTACTGTTCTTCCTGTCGCAGCGAGAAACGCACGAGGGGGAACACGTCAATGGCCATGTCTGTGATTGATAACCGCGTCGAGGTCGTCTTCAGCTTTGACACCACGGGCAGCATGTATCCGTGCCTCGCGCAGGTGCGAAAGAAGCTGGGCGCCGCGGTGGCCCGGCTGACCAAGGAGATTCCAGGCATCCGCATCGGCATCATCGCGCACGGCGACTACTGTGACGCGAAGTCCACCTATGTGACCAAGGCGCTGGACCTCACGGACGACGCCAAGGCCATCACCCGCTTCGTGGAGAAGGTGGAGCAGACGGGCGGTGGAGACGCGCCGGAGTGCTACGAGTTGGTGCTGCACGAGGCGCGAAGCCTGTCCTGGACGGAGGGCTACACGAAGGCGTTCGTGCTCATTGGCGACGACGTGCCGCACCCGCCCCAGCACAACCCGAAGAAGCTGGACTGGCGCAAGGAGGTGGCCGCGCTGGGAGCCCAGGGCGTGCCGGTGTATGGCGTCCAGGCGCTGAACCGCCGCCACGCGACGTCGTTCTACAAGGAGCTGGCGGAGAAGTCGGGCGGCTTCCACCTGAGCCTGGATCAGTTCTCGCACGTCACCGACATGCTGCTGGCCGTTTGTTACAAGCAGTCCTCGGACACGCAGTTGCAGGCGTATGAGGCCGAGGTGTCGCGCGAGGGGCGCATGAGCCGCGGCCTCAACGCGATGTTCAACACGATGCTCAAGCGGGCCGCGTCCACGCTCTTCGGCGAGGCGGACCTGCGGGCGGTGCCGCCCGGGCGCTTCCAGGTGCTGGAGGTGGAGGGGGACTGCGCCATCAAGGAGTTCGTCACGGAGAACGGCCTGGGCTTCAAGACGGGGCGCGGCTTCTACGAGTTCACCAAGACGGAGACCATCCAGGGCCGCAAGGAGGTGGTGCTGATGGACCGCAAGTCCGGCGACCTCTACAGCGGCGAGCGCGCGCGGGAGATGCTCGGGCTGCCGCCCGGGGAGACGGTGCGCATCCGGCCCGCGAGCCTGGAGAAGTACGTCGTCTTCGTCCAGAGCACGTCCGCCAATCGCAAGCTCAAGGGCGGCACGAAGTTCCTCTACGAGGTGGAGGACTGGGACGGAGCACGCGCCGCGGCCTGAAGCGCAGGGGGCCCTCTTGCGGCCACGCGCGGGACACCACTACAACCGCGCCGCTATCCACCCGAGGGGGTTTTCACGTGTTTCGAAAGAATGTCCTTGGCGCGGTGTTCGCGCTGGGGTTGCTGACTGCGATGGGGGCGCAGGCCGAGGTGCTGTTCTCCCAGGCCAACTTCCTGCTCAACAAGAACCAGCTCTCCGCGGTGAACTACCGCGGCAAGGGCGCGGCCATCCCCGTGGGGACGAAGGTCGCGGTCCTCAAGCGCGACAACGATGAGGTGCGCTGCAAGGTCATCGACTCCGGCGTCGAGTTCCGGTTCGTGACGCACCGGAGCCTGGGCAAGCCCATCAACGTGCTGTTCGACGGCTTCTTCTCCGCGCAGGACCCCGCCCCGCGCATCGCCGCGCTGACGCCCGAGGAGCAGAAGCAGGTCCAGGCCGGAGAGCTGGCCCGGGGCATGTCGCGCGAGGCCGTGCTGCTGACGGCCGGCCCGCCGCCGCCGCACCGGACGCCGTCGCTGCAGTCCAGCCGCTGGACGTACTGGAGCTCGAAGTTGTCCACGTTCGAGGTGGAGTTCGGCCCGGATGGCAAGGTGGTGCGCGTGGGTGACGAGCCCGCGGCCGCGCCCGTGGCCGCGCCGGCTCCGGTGGAGAAGACCTATTACCACGCGACCGCGAACTTCCATTTCGAAGCGGGCACCGTGTCCTGGGTGAACTACCTCAAGGGCCCCATCATCCCGTTCAACGCGAAGGTGGAGGTGCTGGACAAGGGCTCGTCGTCCGTGAAGTTCAAGGTCGTGGACACCGGCGCGGAGCTCGAGTTCGAGAACGACTCGCGCTCGGGGTCGGAGACCTGGAAGCTGTTCCAGGCCGCGTTCGCGCTGGAGGACCAGGCCGCCAAGATGGAGGCGCTGTCGCCGGAGGACCGCCGTCGGGTCGCCGCGTCGGAAGTGGAGCCCGGCATGAGCCGCGAGGCCGTGCGCATGGCGTGGGGCCCGCCGCCTCCGCATGAGACGCCGTCGTTCCACTCCAGCACCTGGACCTACTGGAAGTCGAAGGCGACCAAGGTGCGCGTGAAGTTCAAGGACGACAAGGTCGCCGCCATCGAGTAGCGCGGGCGGCACCCTGACGGCAAAGAGGCGTGACGGCTCATCGCCGCCACGCCTTTTTTCTTCGTCGCGCCAGCCTTCGCGGCGGACTACTCCAGGGCCGGGGCCTCGTTCATGCCGGCCGTCGGGTCCTGCATCGGCGACTGGGCCAGGGACAGCACGCTGGTCGCGGCGTTGCCCACCGCGCCCACGGCGCCCCCCACCGCACCCGCGGCGCCGCCCACCGCGCCCGCGACGCCCTGCACGCCCTCGGCGACACCCTGCACGCCCTGCGTGATGCCCTGCACCAGCTGCGCGATGCTGCTCAGCACGGAGGCGGCGCCCTCCAGCAGCTTGCCCAACTCCGCGGCCTTGCCGCCGATGCCGCCGACGTCAAAGCCGTCCTGCTTCAGGCCCGCCAGCGGACCGGAGGGCTTGCCGTCCACCTTCCCAGCGGGGGAGGACGTCGGGGCGCCCGGAAGGCTGGGGTGGTGGGCTTGGAGACCGCGGACGGCTGGTGGGGGGTGGTGGGCTTGGAGAGCGAGGACGGCTGGGGGGTGGTGGGCTTGGAGGCGGGGGGCGCCGGCGGCTGGACGGAGGGGGTGGGCTTGGCGGCGGGGCTGCGAACGGAGCGGATGGCCATGACGGGACTCTTTTCTGGAAGGGGAGTGCGTGTTGCTTTCAGCGACGAGGACACCCGTAGCAGCGGGCATGCCAATGCCTGGGTCCTGCCAGGGCATGCGCAAATCGTTGATCTTGTTTGGACCGCATGAGGCGCCGGCCTGCGCTCCTGGTGACTGCCGTCGTAGGGGCTGATGACTTCTGTCATCAGGCGGGCGCCAGGGACTCTGCGATAGGCTTTGCGCCATCCCCCAGGAGAGCTTCCCCATGCCATCCAAACTCAAGATGCCATCCCTGAAGATGCCCACCGCGGGCGCGTCGCAGGCGCCGTCCACGCCCAAGTCCCCCGCGAAGGCGAAGCCGGACGACTGGTTCATGAAGAAGCCGCTGGGGGATCCGAAGCCGGTGAGCCAGCCGCCCGAGGAGAAGACGCTCACCGACGGCATCCGCCGCGACCTCTTGAGCCCCGGCCTGCCCGTGCGCACGGAGGAGGTGGCGCTGCAGGACAACCGCAAGGTGCGCATCACCACGGTGGGGCAGATCAAGATTGGCGAGACGGACAAGCAGCCGGGCTTCACGCTGGCGGCGCTCCAGGACCTGAAGAAGATCTCCGGCACGGAGACGGGCCGCATGGAGCTCAACGGCATCAACCGTCACTCGGGGCTCAACGGCACCACCGAGAAGCACGTGCAGATCTGGAAGAAGGACGAGAGCGGCACCACCGACAAGTCGGGTGAGAGCAAGGCGTTCGGCATCAAGGAGGGCGCCAAGGTGGAGTACAGCCCGCAGGACGGCATCCCCGACCCGAAGCACGCCTCGCACAAGGAGAAGTACGGCGCCTGGGGCACGCCGAAGAACAAGCCGTCCGACTCCACGCTCCTCCACGAGCTGCATCACGCGCGCGAGTACGTGGATGGCACCATCGACACGAAGACGACGGTGAAGCGTGGCAACAAGCAGGACCTGTCGCTGAGCGAGATGAGCGCGGCGGGCCTGGATGGCTTCAAGGACAGCGCGTTCATCGAGGGCAAGGGCAAGCTGACCCGCCCGTCGGAGAACACCTACCGCCACGAGCAGGGCCTGCCGCAGCGGACCTTCTACGCGGACAAGGCCGAGGTGAAGAACAAGGGGCTCGACCGCCTCCTCAAGGGCTCCGTCGACCTGGATCCGAAGCTGTCCAAGGAGGACGCGGCGAAGCTGGAGGCCTACAAGCAGAAGACGCCCGTCAGCGAGTAGCGCGCTCGCTGACGGCACACTGTCATCACCGCAGGCCCGCGCCAGGCTGTGCGCGGGCCCGCGGTTCTGGAGCGGCGTCAGGGATTACTTCGTCGAGCGGATGACCGACAGCTCGACGTCGCCAATCACCTGCTGCGCACGGCCCAGGTCAATCAGCGAAGACTCGAGCGCCGCGACGTCACGGGACACCGTGGCGGACGAGGGCGCGAGGGCCGCCTGTTCAGGGGCCGCCTGCTCCCGCAGGACGTCGCCCCGCAGCACCATGGGGGCGCTTCCCCGGCTCGCGTCGCCCAGCCGCTCGATCTGGACGCCGGTGTAGCCCAGGACGGCCGGGGACTCGGGGACCGCGGCAAGGTGGCCGCTCGCCTGCGCCCGGGCGAGCTGCTCCTCGATGCCGCGCACCTGCGCGGGGTCGGTCACGAGCACGCTCGGGTTGGGACGGCCCGAGTACAACAGATACGTCACGCGCAGCCCCTGCTGGGGCTGCTCGGCCTGGAGGTCGGACGCGGAGGCCGTCAGCGACCCGGCGACACCCAACCCCAGCACACCGCACACGACGAACGCACGAAACGAAAGACGCGACATGGAAGGTTCTCCGTGGAATGGGGAAGGGGAGGACTAATTGATGGACTCGTGGCCGTAGCCTTCAGCGATGTCCGACCAGATCCTGAAGAAGCCGCAGAACTGGGTGTAAGGGCCGCGGTTGGCGGTGCGCGGATCCGTGATGACCTGACCCGAGTTGTCCAGGTTCGTGGCGCGCGTCCCGCCCGGCTTGTGGGTCCAGGTGCCGTTCTCGTCGAGCCGGTACCAGTGGTAGTCGTAGCCCGGAGCTACCACCAGCGCGGCGCCGGTCTTGAAGTTCAGGATCGTGCTCGGATAGTCGGAGAGGGGCTCCAGGCCATCGTTGATGGCGGCCTGCCGCACCACCGAGCAATCCATGATCGTGGCCTGCGAACCCGAGGCCCGGCCCGGCTGGGCGAAGGTGTTGGTGGCCTTGTTGTTGGCGTAGTTGTAGCAGTTGTTCTGGCCCTGCCGGCTGTTGTCATTCCAGTAGGACGGCGTGTAGCTGGGCCGCCCCGGGTTGAGCACGTTCCAGACCTCGTAATTGGGTAGGGCGCGGTTGAAGACGAACACCTCGTCGAGCCGGTCGGAGAACCGGTACCCCTGGGTGTCCTTGTGGCCGCCGATGAAGAACGGGTTGTTGGTGTTGTTGATGTTGCCCATCTTGGGCGTGGCCAGGCCGGCGTCGTAGCCGTCGATGTAGAAGGCGATGTGCACCGGCCACGAGGTGCGGTTGACGCTCACCGCGACGTGATGCCAGCGATTGGGCACCAGATACGGTTCCGAGAGGAAGTTGAGCCAACCCGTCTCGTCCGCCATCTGGAGCAGCAGCTTGTTGCCTTCGGTGACCGCGAACGAATAGCCGCGTCCGTCGGTGCCCCGGTTGTCGATGATGGTCTTGTTGTAGCGGCTGGTGTCCGTCATGCGGATCCACGCCGTGAGCGTGAAGCTGCCGGTACCGAAGTTCAGGTTCGGCGAGTTGGCCACCTGGAGGTACTTGTCCCCCACCAGGTTCATGCCGTTGTCCCACCAACCCCACGACAGCACCGAGCCGCCCACGGCCGTGGCCGTCTGGTTCAGGCCGCTCGTGTCGAGGGCCCGCTCGGGGAGACCGAACGGCGATGAGGTGATGGTCTTCCACTCGCCGACCAGGCCGTTGGTGACCCGGTTGGGCACGGCCTCGCTCGTCGTGACAGGCGCGATGACCGCGACGGCGGCGGCCAACATCCACTTGAATCCTTTCACACTGCCTCCTTAGCCGGGGAAAATGGCGAATGAGGAGATACAGGAGCCCTCTGACATTCCTGCAGAGCTTGGAAGGGATTGAAGTCTTTTAATGACAGCGCATCCGGTAGGCCCAAGGCGGAGGCCCGCGCCTTGGATTTGCTCGCATTCATCAAGGACGCCGAAGCGGTTACGGTTGACGGCGTTCGAAGATGGAGGTCGCTCTTGGCCTTTGTGATGGATCGGTTCTACGTCGTGCATCCCACGCCAACGCTCCTGTCATGGTTGAAGGAGAAGGGCGTTCCCGCGTGGTTGCGGTTGGATCGTCCGCACCTCTGGAGTCAGCGAGAGGTAGGGGACCATGACTACGAAGGGCAGGGCGAGGACGAGCAGACCTTCCTCAAGCTCGCGGTGCTCGCGAGCTTCATGAACCGCGCGGATGACGCCAGGCCGGCTGCCGAGGAGGACACCGAGCTGGAGACGGCGCGGGTGCTCACGGGGTTGCTGGGAGCTCCGCCGCTGACCGTGGAGACCTTCGACCGGTGGTGGACCCTGGAGCGGGCGGAGGCGCTGTCTTCCGTGGAGTCCACGCTGGCGCACACCCCGGTTCGCATTCTGCGCAAGGTCCAGGGCCCCGATGCTCGCCGCGACGGCTGGCGGCTGTCCCGGTCTGTCGGAGAGCGGTGGACCGACGTCATCCGTGCGAAGGAGGAGGATGCGCCGCGCCTCCAGTGTGCCGTGTCCTGGGTGCTGGAGTGTCTGGGGCTGAAGACCGCGAATCGCGTCTGTGTGCTCCGGATCCAGCCGTTCTCGCTGGATGCGCCCATCGAGGAAGTGCTCCACGTCCCGGGATGGACCTTGCAGCGCCGGAGCCATGATCTTCGCGAAGGCGTCAAGCTCATCCTCGAGGACTTCACGTGGGGAGATGACGCGTGGACCTTCACCTACAGGGTCCATGAGGGCGAGCGCGGATCCGCGTCATCCGGAACCGTGCGGCTTCTGTTGGAGAAGGGCCCGCGCGGCTGGGCGGTTCAGTCAGGGGCGTGGCGGCCGTGAATGGATGGCTCCGCGAGTGACGGGCAGCACGCGTCCGGCGCGGAAAATCGGGCCGAAATGAAGGTTTTAAACGCGCGCTGGCCGCTGGGGTTCTCCGGGCATTCACGCCACAGGGGCGCGCCACCGGCCCCGGAGAACCCATGAAGCCCGCTCGCGCTGTCGCCGCCGCCTCGCTGTTCGCCGCCCTCGCCATGTCCACGCTCGCCCATGCCGAGGCACCCGTGGACTCCGGGCCGCCCGGCTCCATCCGGAATGGCCCGTCGTATGGCCACCGGCTCGACGTGGGGGGCAGCTTTGGCGTCAACAACGCCGGGGGCCAGGGCTTGTTCTCGGGGTTCAGCCTGATGGCCGACCTGCGACCGGTGGACTTCGTGTCCTTGGGGGCAGGCGTGGGACGAGGGCTGTGGGGCGTGCGCTTCACCGCGCACTCGCGCGTATATCCGCTGGGCGTCTCGCGCGGCTTCTTCCTCCAGGGCGCGCTGGCGCACAACCTGGGGCGCACGACCTGGCTCGGCGAGGAGGATGGGGTGGATTTGAGCGTCATCCGCTCGGCGGTCACCACGGCCAATGCCTCGCTGGGCTACCGCATGGACCTGGGGCGCCGCGGATGGCTCGCCTTCGAGGGGGGCTGGGCCTACCGCCTGGATCCCGCCACGTACCGCACGGGCGGTGAGCGCGAGCTGACCGACAGTGAGGAACGGAACCTGCGCTTCGCCCGGCCGGGCGGCGTGATCCTGGGCATTTCCGGCGGCTTCTCCGTCCTGTAACAGGTCCGCTAGTCTTTCTGGCGCCGCTCCATGTCGGATTCCACCACCGCTCCTGCTTCGGTCCTGCCCTTCCCGGGGGACGCCCGGCGACAGCTCGAGTCGCGCTCGGACGAGGAGCTCATGCTCTTGTCCGCGGGTGGGTCCACGCAGGCCTTCGAGCAGCTGGTGCGCCGGCATCACGCGCGGCTTGCGCGCTACTGCGGCAAGTCCGTGGGCAGCACGGCGGAGGGCGACGAGCTGGCGCAGGAGACACTGGTGCGGGTGTGGGAGGCGCGCCGCGAGTACCAGCCCCGCGCGCCCTTCGTCGTCTTCATGCTGACGCTGGCTCGCAACCTGTGCCGCAACCGCGTCCGGGATGCGGGCCGGCGCGGGCGCTGGCAGGCGGAGGCTCCCGACGGAGCCCGGGTGGAGGCCGTGGCCTCGCCGGCCTCCGCGGACGTGGTGGACCAGCTGCTGGAGCGCGAGCGGATGCGGCGCGTGCGCGAGGCCCTGCTGGAGTTGCCGGAGAAGTTCCGCGAAGTGCTGCTGCTGCGGTTCGACCAGGAGCTCGACTACGCGGAGATCTCCCGCATCGTCGGGCGCAACGAGTCCACGGTGCGCTCGCGCGTGTTCCATGGGCTGAAGAAGCTCCGCGAAATGGTGCCGGGAGGAAGTCCATGATGTCGGCATGCCCCGAGCCGTCGGTGTGGCCGCAGCTCGTCGACCGGCAGCTCTCCGAGGAAGAAGCGCAGGCGCTGCGGGACCATGCCCGGGGCTGCGCGCGCTGCCAGTCCCAGCTGCGGGAGACCGAGGCGCTCGTCGCACGCATCGCCGCGCCGCTGGATCCGGCCGCACCCACGGAGGAGGCGGTGGCGCGGGTGATGCGTCGGGTGCTCGCGGGGGGCGGGGAGCGGCGGGTGAGTCCGCTGAGGGCCCGGCCCTGGGTGGGAGGGGCCGTGGCCGCCGCGCTCGCCGCGGGGCTGGCGGTGTTCATGCTGCGGCCCTCGTCCGGACCGGGGCCCGGGCTCGGAGAGACGTTTACCGCGCGCGGCGGGCCGGTGGCGGCGACGCTGGGCCGAAGCGTGGGCGTCACTTTCCACACAGGCGCCGCGCCGCTGGCGCCGGACTCGGTGGTGTCCGCGGATGCAGGCTTCGGGGTGCGCTACCGCAACCTGGACACGCGCGAGCCGGTGTACCTGCTGGCCTTCGCCCAGGACGCGCGCGGCGAGGTGCACTGGCTCTATCCGGCCCACCTGCGTGAGGACGCGAACGAGCCGTCGGTGCGGCTGATGCCGTCGGCGGAGGCTCGGGCGCTGGATGAGGTGGTGGTGTTGGAGGAGCCGGCGCCCG
This genomic interval carries:
- a CDS encoding vWA domain-containing protein, which produces MSVIDNRVEVVFSFDTTGSMYPCLAQVRKKLGAAVARLTKEIPGIRIGIIAHGDYCDAKSTYVTKALDLTDDAKAITRFVEKVEQTGGGDAPECYELVLHEARSLSWTEGYTKAFVLIGDDVPHPPQHNPKKLDWRKEVAALGAQGVPVYGVQALNRRHATSFYKELAEKSGGFHLSLDQFSHVTDMLLAVCYKQSSDTQLQAYEAEVSREGRMSRGLNAMFNTMLKRAASTLFGEADLRAVPPGRFQVLEVEGDCAIKEFVTENGLGFKTGRGFYEFTKTETIQGRKEVVLMDRKSGDLYSGERAREMLGLPPGETVRIRPASLEKYVVFVQSTSANRKLKGGTKFLYEVEDWDGARAAA
- a CDS encoding LamG domain-containing protein, which encodes MKGFKWMLAAAVAVIAPVTTSEAVPNRVTNGLVGEWKTITSSPFGLPERALDTSGLNQTATAVGGSVLSWGWWDNGMNLVGDKYLQVANSPNLNFGTGSFTLTAWIRMTDTSRYNKTIIDNRGTDGRGYSFAVTEGNKLLLQMADETGWLNFLSEPYLVPNRWHHVAVSVNRTSWPVHIAFYIDGYDAGLATPKMGNINNTNNPFFIGGHKDTQGYRFSDRLDEVFVFNRALPNYEVWNVLNPGRPSYTPSYWNDNSRQGQNNCYNYANNKATNTFAQPGRASGSQATIMDCSVVRQAAINDGLEPLSDYPSTILNFKTGAALVVAPGYDYHWYRLDENGTWTHKPGGTRATNLDNSGQVITDPRTANRGPYTQFCGFFRIWSDIAEGYGHESIN
- a CDS encoding zf-HC2 domain-containing protein encodes the protein MMSACPEPSVWPQLVDRQLSEEEAQALRDHARGCARCQSQLRETEALVARIAAPLDPAAPTEEAVARVMRRVLAGGGERRVSPLRARPWVGGAVAAALAAGLAVFMLRPSSGPGPGLGETFTARGGPVAATLGRSVGVTFHTGAAPLAPDSVVSADAGFGVRYRNLDTREPVYLLAFAQDARGEVHWLYPAHLREDANEPSVRLMPSAEARALDEVVVLEEPAPGPLRLVSIVTRSPLGVMDVESLPPEGRTPEALRRQWPEAAVESVSVVMAGAGATP
- a CDS encoding outer membrane protein assembly factor BamE, which encodes MFRKNVLGAVFALGLLTAMGAQAEVLFSQANFLLNKNQLSAVNYRGKGAAIPVGTKVAVLKRDNDEVRCKVIDSGVEFRFVTHRSLGKPINVLFDGFFSAQDPAPRIAALTPEEQKQVQAGELARGMSREAVLLTAGPPPPHRTPSLQSSRWTYWSSKLSTFEVEFGPDGKVVRVGDEPAAAPVAAPAPVEKTYYHATANFHFEAGTVSWVNYLKGPIIPFNAKVEVLDKGSSSVKFKVVDTGAELEFENDSRSGSETWKLFQAAFALEDQAAKMEALSPEDRRRVAASEVEPGMSREAVRMAWGPPPPHETPSFHSSTWTYWKSKATKVRVKFKDDKVAAIE
- a CDS encoding RNA polymerase sigma factor, whose product is MSDSTTAPASVLPFPGDARRQLESRSDEELMLLSAGGSTQAFEQLVRRHHARLARYCGKSVGSTAEGDELAQETLVRVWEARREYQPRAPFVVFMLTLARNLCRNRVRDAGRRGRWQAEAPDGARVEAVASPASADVVDQLLERERMRRVREALLELPEKFREVLLLRFDQELDYAEISRIVGRNESTVRSRVFHGLKKLREMVPGGSP
- a CDS encoding M91 family zinc metallopeptidase is translated as MPSKLKMPSLKMPTAGASQAPSTPKSPAKAKPDDWFMKKPLGDPKPVSQPPEEKTLTDGIRRDLLSPGLPVRTEEVALQDNRKVRITTVGQIKIGETDKQPGFTLAALQDLKKISGTETGRMELNGINRHSGLNGTTEKHVQIWKKDESGTTDKSGESKAFGIKEGAKVEYSPQDGIPDPKHASHKEKYGAWGTPKNKPSDSTLLHELHHAREYVDGTIDTKTTVKRGNKQDLSLSEMSAAGLDGFKDSAFIEGKGKLTRPSENTYRHEQGLPQRTFYADKAEVKNKGLDRLLKGSVDLDPKLSKEDAAKLEAYKQKTPVSE